The Gloeomargarita lithophora Alchichica-D10 genomic sequence GGCAACGCACACTCCAATCCCCACCGGGGTTATGGGCTAAAACCACCCCCTCCTCCCCCAATTCAATCATGCTAGGCGGGCGTAACATGGGCATGGGTTCCGCCGTTTTGACATAAGCGGGCAGACGCACAACCCGCACCCGTTGGCCAATCTGGAATGTTGCCATAAACTGGTTACTGAACTTTATTGTCTAGGGTACAACCATTCTCGCTGCGGTCGGGTTCTTGACGGTGGATTACCAGTTGGCATAAGATTAGAAATTGCGGTTTTAATAATAGTGGTTAGGTTATGGCAAAAAAAAGCATGGTCGAGCGGGAGAAGCGGCGGCAGAAACTGGTGGATAAACACCGGGAGCGGCGGGAACAGCTTAAATTTGAATTTATCGTGGCGGAAACCTGGGAAGAACGCCTGGATTTGCACCGCCAACTACAACGGCTCCCCCGCAATAGTGCCCCCAACCGTCTGCGGAACCGTTGCTGGTCAACCGGTCGCCCTCGGGGGGTGTTCCGGGATTTTGGCCTCTGCCGCAATTCCATGCGGGAAATGGCGCACCAGGGGTTACTACCTGGGGTCACCAAGTCCAGTTGGTAAGACGGCTGGAAAACCAGGTTAATAATCGTACCAGTATTGTGTCAATGGCTCGTATCAGCGATGGGCAACGTGTATAGTTCAGGAATCTCCTGTAAACGGGATCGGTAATGGGTCGCAACCTCCTGCGGGTGATTGGTGTCGGGCTGGTGGGAATAGGCGTGGGCTTGGGTCTGGCCGTTCGTTTAGAGGCACAAACGCCGATTCCCAGTGCCAACCAACGGCAGAACCCCATACTCTTGCTCCAGCGGGCGGCAAATTTCCTGAAAGCCAAGCCCAGTTTTAGTTTTGAAACCGATATTCAGTTTGATAATATTTTAGAATCGGGGCAGAAAGTGCAGTACAGTGCCTTTCAAAAGGTCTATGTACAACGTCCCAATCGTCTGCGGGTGGATTATACGGGGGATTTGCGGGCAACCCGGTTCTTTTTTGACGGTCAAACCATGACCCTCCAGGATGCGGATCAATTGTTTTATGCAACTCGGCCAATGGTGGGAACAATTGATGATGCGATTGCCGCTGTTGACCAGGTATTTGGCTTAAATATACCCTTATCCAATTTGGTGGTGAGTGACCCTTATGGAGCGGTTGCCCCGACCATTACCAACAGCCGTTATCTCGGTATGGGGATGGTGAATCGGGTGCCTGCCCATCATCTGCTTTACCAAACCGGCGAGCGGGATGTGCAGGTCTGGGTCAGTGATGGCCGGGAACCCACGGTGCAAAAAATTCTGATTACCTACCGGGATTTACCGGGTTCACCCCAGTACACCGCCGTTTTTTCCCGCTGGCAATTTGCGCCGCCCCTGCAAGCCCGTTGGTTCCGGTTTCGTCCCCCGGCGGGTGTGGGTCAAGTTGAGTCCTCTTTCCCCGTGAAGTGATGGGTCAATGGCGGCGGGTTGTGGTCATTAGTGCAGTGGGCTTATGGGTTTGGGGGGTGGGAATGCCCGCTGGATATAGCTTTGACCTGGCGCAACGGCGGGGCAATGTCTCGGTTCCCCGTCCCAGTAATGTTCCGGCCAGCCGCCCTGCGGTGAATCGCCCTACCTCTGTGAACCGTCCTACCACCAGCAATGTTCGTAGCATCAATCGCAGTCAAGCGGGCGATTTTCGCCAAAACCTCGATAACCGGGGCAATATCAGCCGACCAAGTACGGGCATTACTCGTCCTGCCAACCAACCCAATCTGACTCGCCCGATTACTCGCCCAGGAATTAACCAGCCCATCACCCGACCGGGGGAGCGGCCAGCCAATATCAATACCGGTAACATCAACCGGGATCGAACCAATGTCAATATACGCGACAGAACCACCATCAATACCGGTGACCGGCTCACCAACATCAGTCGGGATCGTAATGTCATTGGCAATACGGTTAATATCAACCGCAGTCCCAGCATCAGTGTCCAGGGCAGTGCTTGGCGGGGTGGGGGTTGGTGGGGTGGGGGGTACAATCGTCCGCCGGGTTGGGGTGCCTTTGCCTTTGGAACGGGGTTGGTTTTAGGGGCGGTTTTGAGTTCCCCGCCGCCGTTTTATCATCAGGTGTTTCTGGGGACAACGCCATTTCTCTTTTCGGATGGGGTGTTTTTGCAACCAACGGCGGATCAGCAATTTGTGGTGGTCGCCCCACCGGTGGGAATTGCCGTGCCCTACTTGCCCGATGGCTGTGAACCCTTTACCTTTGAAGGTTCCCAGTTCTTCGATTGCAGTGGCGTGTTTTATGAACCAGTGATTCAGGATGGGCAGGTGGTGTTTGTAGTGGTACAAGAATAAGGCCGTTAGCTATAGCAACCCCATTTGAATTAAAAATCAGCGGTCGCAGGGGGGCACCCCCCGCCACTGGTTCTCCAAAATATCTGTGCATCAATCCCGTGAAATTGCTATGGCAATCCTACTTGAATTAAAAATCAGCGGTCGCAGGGGGGCACCCCCCGCCACTGGTTCTCCAAAATATCTGTGCATCAATCCCGTGAAATTGCTATGGCAATCCCATTTGAATTAAAAATCAGCGGTCGCAGGGGGGCACCCCCCGCCACTGGTTCTCCAAAATATCTGTGCATCAATCCCGTGAAATTGCTATGGCAATCCCATTTGAATTAAAAATCAGCGGTCGCAGGGGGGCACCCCCCGCCACTGGTTCTCCAAAATATCTGTGCATCAATCCCGTGAAATTGCTATGGCAATCCTACTTGAATTAAAAATCAGCGGTCGCAGGGGGGCACCCCCCGCCACTGGTTCTCCAAAATATCTGTGCATCAATCCCGTGAAATTGCTATATCTGTTAAAATAACTGACGAGGTGTGATTAATTTAGTTTTTTATGCGTTGCTCCTATGCCTGTTATTAACATTCGAGATGTGCCTCATACCTACGATTTGGTAGGTAAAGGTTCAGTCTTAGTATTTCTGCACGGCTGGCTATTGAGTCGTCATTATTGGCAACCATTGATCGATTTATTGAAAGCTGATTTTACCTGTTTAAGCTACGATTTACGAGGATTTGGGGCATCCCAGCCGACGGTTAAAACCGCTGAATTTACCCTGGATAGTTATGCGGAAGATTTGGCCGAATTGCTCGCCCATTTGGGTATTGCAAATTGTTGGTTGGTGGGGCATTCCTTGGGGGGCAGTTTGGCATTGTTGGCGGCGGCACAATATCCAGAGCGGGTGGTGGGGGTGATTGGGGTGAATGCGGGCGGGGGGATTTATTTGCAACCGGAGTTTGACCGCTTTCGCCAGGTGGGGGTGCAGTTGGTGCGGTTACGCCCCCGCTGGTTGGAATTTTTGCCCTTTTGGGGTTGGTTGTTTGCCCGTGGTAGCGTGGTTAAACCCTTAGATACCCAATGGGGCAAACAACGGTTGCAGGATTGGCTGTACGCCTGTCCCCATGCGGCGCAAGAGACGTTGCTCACCTCGACTACGGAGGCGGAAGTCCATCGTTTGCCGCAGATTGTTAGTAATTTGTCCCAACCGTTGTATTTGCTGGGGGGGCAACGGGATGAGATTATGCCCTGTTTGTATGTGCGGCATTTGGCGAGTTTTCATGCCCAATTTCGGGCTGGGGAGGAGATTGTCTGGGAATTACCGAATTGTGGGCATTTTGCCATGTTGGAGTACCCGGAGTTGGTGGCGCAACGGGTGCGGCTATGGGTCAATCAGGCGATGGCGACCCCACAAATTGCTTGAAATTAGGTGTTTATTATGAACCCTGACCCAATGGCTACCCTTTTGGCACAATTGCAGGCGCAACAGTCGGCGGCACAAGAGCGGGGGGATGATGCGGGTGGCGTACTCACCCTAGTCCAGCGGGGGTTATGGCATCTCGCCCAACAGGAATGGGAACCGGCGGGTCAGTGCTTTCAGCAGGTGGCGACTCTGGCGGGTCAAGCGCAACAGTCCCAGGTGCAGACCCTGGCGCAAAGACTGCATTATCTGCTGGTGGAGGAGGATATTACGGCGCAACCCGTTGACCTGGAAGTGACCCTTACCCATTTGCAGAATTCTTTGGGGCAATTACTCGCCAATCCGCTGGGGGCTGACCCCGGTTTGCGGTTGGATTTTCTCTGTTATCAAGCGGAGTTGTGTTGGTTTCGGGAGGAACCCCAGGCGGCTTTAGCCTATTTAGACCAAGCGTTGGCACTGGCGGTGCAGCATAATTGGTTGGATCGGGCGGTGCAGGTGCAACTCTGGCGACAGGTAATGCTGGGGGAAGAGCCGGTCGCTCCCGCCGAGGACGCTTACTCGAATTTATATGCCCAAATCCTGGAACAGGGTAATATGCCGGTGGCGGGGGATCGGGGGTTACAAAAGGCGATTTTAGCTCTCAAAAAAGGGGATCATCGGCAAGTTTTTGAGTTGGCGCAAACATCCCAAAAAAAAGCCCAAAAATTGCAAGATACAGCAGACCAATTACGTTATTTATTCGGTTCGGTTTTGATGGCCTTTGCCCAAGAAGGCTTGGGAAATGACCGGGCAGTGATCCAAATTTTGCAAACTTGCCAACAAAAATTACATCAAAAAGGGGTCATCCAGTTGGCGCAGGAAGTGGGCTGGTTAATCATGGGGTTAGAAACCCGCTGGGGGTTAGAACGATGGCGGACAGCTAAGGGAGAGTTGGGTTAATGGGACTTTATAAGTTTTAAGCCCTAAAACAGGCTCAAGCTCAAGCAAGACAGGCAAAACACATCGACAAGGTAAAAATGGCTGGAACCCAGTCGCATCAAGAAAATATGCTGATCGAGGTAAAACAATTGCTGTGTCTAGGTCTGAGACCGTTTAGGAGCCAGTTTCTCTCAAAGTCCCATTAAGACACTTCTAAAATAGGTCATAGGGGCACCGCCCCCGGAAAAGAAGCACCTGCGGTGTATGGTTTTCCTGAATCTCGGCATTCCAGCGATGGAATTTTTTACTATAGCTAAGTAGGGTAAGGTTGTCGCCGCAAGATGCTGGGGAACCAATGCGGGGCTGCGCCCTGCGACCCATATTATGTCAACCTTTGCGTGTTTAGCTATAATTAAAATAAATCGAGGTGTCCGTTAGTAAAGCTCCCGAAAATCTTTTGGTATTGGGCTAGGAGACAATCAACTATAGCAATCCTAGCTGAGTATGGCTACGCCACGCTAATGCCTACGGCACGCTATCGCTAACGCTATGAGAACAGCGGTCGCAGGGGCACCGCCCCCGTACTTGGTTCTTCTGAATATTTGTTCGCCAAATGGCTACGCCACGCAGGCTATCGGGTGGGATTGCTATAGGTAGGTCTGGTCACGATTCATAAATCACTCTAGCTGTAGTGAGAATTTCCTTGCGACGAATCCAGTTGGAGCTAGTTTCAATTGATTTTTTTGTGAGCAAGTCCACTTTTCGATGGCATAAGCCTTCTAGCTCATCCTGCATATCAACCAAATCCAAAAGGCTAATTTTGGCATTAGGCTCAAAGGTGATTAGCATATCAATGTCGCTATTGACGTGGAAGTCGTCACGTAATACAGAACCGAACAACGCAAGTTCGCCAATCTGCCGACGCTGACAAAATTCTGAAAGTTTGTCTGGGGTGATGGAGAGTCGTTCCTGCAATTGAAGATTAAATGGGGCACTACCTATGGGCGGTGTGAAATTCAAGTTTGCGATTGATTCCATCTCTTGCGGGGGTAGGGTTTTTCTCATTATGCCTTTTCATTACCATACTCAGACTCAGCAACGCCGGATTGCGATAGTCAACTGGGATAGGATTTCAATGTCTGGAGTAGCATTGCCAGCGATAGGACACCTCTAAAAATTGGTCACAGGGGCACCGTCCCCAGACCAGGGTTCGCCAGCATATCTGTTCACAAATCCCGTGAGATTGCTATAGTAGTTCTATCCGATTCCTATAAACAATATGATAGAATCTCTAGCTAAAATCATCCCATTAGCGGAATTTCTCAAACTGCCAGAAACGAAGCCTGCGAGCGAGTATATTGATGGTCAAATTATCCAAAAACCGATGCCTCAAGGGAAACACAGCAGTATCCAAACTGAATTGGCAACAACGATCAATGGGGTGTTGAAACCGCAACATATTGCCCGGGCATTTTCAGAACTGCGTTGTACCTTTGGTGGCCGTTCAACGGTTCCCGATGTGGCCGTGTTTACTTGGCAGACTATTCCCCGTGACCAAAATGGTACGGTTGCCAATACTTTTGCCATCGCTCCTGACTGGGTGATTGAAATTTTGTCCCCAGATCAAAGCCAAACTAAAGTAATAAAAAATATTTTGCATTGTCTGGATCATGGCACCCAAATCGGTTGGCTCATTGACCCGGATGAACAAACGGTATTGGTCTATCCCCCCAAGCAACAACCAGAAGTGCTGGATGACTCAGAACAAAAATTGCCAGTTCCCCCGTTTGCCCATGAATTGAATTTGTCGGTGGGTTTGGTATTTGCTTGGTTGTTGATGTGAGGAATTGGTAAAAAAAGCTGGGACATTTCACGCTCGTTTCCCCTGTCCGGCGCGCCAACAATTATCACAATGACCACAGGGCAGGGGGTCGCCCTCCTGTTGCAACCCCAACGCCTGCACGAGAAACAACCACCGACATTGATCGCTTTTAAGGTAGCTATTAATCGCCCGCAAACCCATATCACTGGGCTGGATGTTAATTTGCGTCAGTTTTTCTTTAAGTATTTTGTAGGTATAAGGGTCTGCCCAATGCAATGCCCCCACCCGATGCAGTAACGCTAATGCCGCCGCCGCTTGGGGATTATCCTTGAGCTTATTTAGGGTTCCTTTGGGGGGTAACGTTTGCGCCGCTTTTTGGGCTTGATGATACTGCTTTTGTAATCGGTCAAGATAATGCTGTTGGGCATTCATTTCCGTGGGATTGAGCCAATTAAACAACCAACCAACGGGGAGTTTCCCCCACCAACCCGTGGGTTGACTGGTAAAGGTAATCGCTTCGGCTTGCTCCCCGTCCCGCCCGCCCCGACCAATCCCCTGAATATAATCCAACGGGTTAAAGGGCGGTTGCACATGGATCACCCAGCGAATGTCCGATTTGTTCACCCCCATCCCCAGGGCGCTGGTGGAAACCAGAAACGGCACGCCGCCGGTGAGCCAAAGTTGCTCCAATTCCCGCCGCTGGGGTGCCGATAACCCCGCATGGTACGCCTGGGTGGGAATCCCTTGTTTTTGCAACCAGTCTGCCCAGGTTTCCGTGTCCCGGCGCGTGGCCACATAGACCAAACCGGCCTCTCCCTCATGGGCTTTGATCGTGTGATACACCTGTTGCTGGCGTTGGTGCCGGGTAATCACGGTACGCACCGTAATGTTAATGTTCTGACGATAGGGACTGCGGCGCACCACCTCCGGCGTTTCCAAACGCAGCACCCGCTTAATCGTTTCCTGCACCAGGGGGTCGGCGGTGGCGGTAAAAGCGGCGATGGGAATCCGAGTCCCCGTTGGTTTCGTTGTTTGCAATGCCCCCCGCACCGCCCCCAGCCGCTCGTAGGCAGGCCGAAAACTGTCCCCCCATTGCGCCAGACAGTGCGCTTCATCCAGAATTATCCCCCGAATCACCACATCACTGCGGGTTAGCACTTCCCACACCGGCGGGCTGAGTAGGGTTTCCGGAGCTAAATAGAGCAGGCGCAATTCATTACTTTGTAAGCGTTTTAGCGTATGCTTGCGTTCAAAAGGGGATTGCTGGCTGTGCAGGGTGGCCGCCGGGAGATTTTTCTCCTCCAACGCCTGTACCTGGTCTTCCATCAGGGCAATCAGGGGGCTAATCACCAGACTTACCCCATCTTGCATCAGGGCAGGGAGTTGAAAACAAATGGACTTGCCAAAACCCGTAGGCAAGACAATTAAACTATCCCGTCCTTCTAACAATGTACTAATAATCTCCCCCTGGGGCGGGCGAAAATCCGGGTAGCCCCACAGTTCTTGAAACTTCGCCCGCGCATCCGCCAGGGTAAAGGTGCCCATGAGGTATTCCTGCTAACCCACCCGTTCATTTTCCTTAATTTCCACCCATTCCGTGTGAAAACTGCCGGGTTGGTCAATGCGTTCGTAGGTATGCGCGCCAAAAAAGTCCCGCTGGGCTTGGGTGAGATTTTGGGGTAGGGTCGCCCGCCGGTAACTGTCGAAATAGTCCAAAGAAGCACTAAAAGCTGGTACGGTAATGCCGGTGTAGGCCGCTGTCGCCACCACTTCCCGCCAGGCACTTTGCCGGTCGAGGATACTTTGCTTAAATTCGGGAGCCAGAAGCAAATTGGGCAGGCTGGGATTGTCCACAAAAGCCTGTTTGATCTTATTCAAAAAGCCCGCCCGGATGATACACCCCCCTTTCCAAATCCGAGCCAATTCGCTCAGGTTCATATTGTAGTTAAACTCTTTGGAAGCGGCGGCCAACAAAGCCATCCCCTGGGCATAGGAGCAGATTTTGGAGCAATACAAAGCATCCCGCACCTGGTTAATAAATGCCTGTTTTTCCGGCATATTGGTAATATTTGGCCCAGTCAGTTGTTGGGAAGCCGCCACCCGTTCTTCTTTCATACTGGAAATCACCCGGGCGTTCACCGCCGCCGTAATCGTGGGAATCGGCACCCCCAAATCCAAGGCACTGGTGACTGTCCACCGCCCGGTACCTTTTTGCCCCGCCTTGTCCATGATCATATCCACCAGGGGTTTGCCCGTGATCGGGTCTTTAACGGTGAAAATTTGGGTGGTAATTTCAATCAAAAACGAATTTAATTCCTCCGTTTGATTCCACTCGCTAAATACCTGGTGAAATTCTTCTGCCGTCAGCCCCAAAATACTGTTGAGTAAATCGTAGGCTTCGGCGATTAACTGCATATCCCCGTATTCAATGCCGTTATGCACCATTTTGACGTAGTGGCCGGAACCCCCCGCACCAATGTAGGTCACACAGGGGCCATCATCTACTTGGGCGGCAATTTTGGTCACCAAAGGCTCCAATTCCTGATAGGCTTCGCGAGTGCCCCCCGGCATCAAACTGGGACCATTCAACGCCCCCTCTTCCCCGCCACTGACCCCCATGCCGACGTAACGCAGACCCATCGCTTCTAGCTCCTGGGTGCGGGCTTCCGTGTCCTCGTACCAGGAATTGCCCCCGTCAATAATGATGTCGCCAGGTGCCAACAGGGGTTTAAGCTGGTCAATCACCGCCTGCACGGGTTTTCCCGCCTTGACCATGATCAGAATTTTGCGGGGACGCTCCAGGCTGGCGACCAATTCTTCCAGGGAATGCGTACCAACAATGTCTTTCCCTACCGCCCGCCCCTGGATAAATTCATCCACCTTTTCCGTGGTGCGATTGAACACAGCCACCGGGAACCCATTGCGTTCCAGATTGAGAACCAGATTTTCCCCCATCACGGCCAGACCGATCAGGCCAATCTGTTGCTGTGCCATCCCTACACCTCCTGAGCGTCGTTGGCCTCAGATTAACCCCTTCCCAGAACAATCTCAGGAACTTTACCGATTTACTTTACGATCCCAGGGCGACCAACACCTCATAAACATCCGCCACCTCGGAACAAATATACTGCGCCTGGGTGGTTCCAGGGGTTTTACCGACAGCGATGGACAATCCCCCCCGGGCATTCACCACGGCAAAGGCCGCCTCATCGGTCACATCATCCCCGATATAGCACCCCTGCTGCACCTGCCACAAATTCCATAAAAATGCCACACAATTACCTTTGTCAAAAGTGTGGGGGAGAATCTCTAAAACCTCTTTGCCCGGTTGCAATTTGAAGGGAGCCGTTAAGGGTATATCACTGGCAAATAGGCAATACATTAACTCGATTAACCTGTGTTTGATAGGTACTTGGGCTTGGCGATAATGCACGGCCAAAGAATCGGTTTTATCCTCGATAAATACACCTAAATCTAAAAGATTTTCGGCTGTTAATTGACCTAAAACTTGCTCCCGCAACGGTTGTAATTGAACCTGTAATTGTTCCCGCTGTGGTTGGCGTAAAAATTGATCACTCTGGGGCAGATAAATCTCCCCGCCATGCAACCCACACCAAGTTATGTCCTCCCCTGCTAATGCGTGTAAAAAATATCGCAGTTGGGGCACGGAACGCCCACTCACAATCGCCACATAAATTTGGGGATGACGGCAGAGTTTTCGCAACAGTTCTAAGCCCTTTTCGGGGAGAAACGCCTGGGTGGGATCGGGGACAATCGGGGTTAATGTACCGTCATAATCCAGCATGAGAGCCAGGATATTAGTGGGCTTCCAATACTCAGCGATGATTGATGGCATCGGTAAAAGCATCCATAAACGACTGTACCCAGTGGTGAATATCATATTGACCAACGGTTTGCCGTAGGCTTTGCATTTTTTGTTGGCGAACTCCTGGGCTTAAATTCAATGCCTGATGCAAACTATCGGCCATTTCTTCAATATAAAAAGGATTGATCATCAAGGCCTCCTTGAGTTCGTAGGCAGCTCCGGTTAATTCACTTAGCACGAGCACCCCTGATAAATCCACCTTGGCGGCACAATACTCTTTAGCCACGAGATTCATGCCATCCCGCAAAGGCGTGATCATCGCCACATCGGCAATCATTAAATACATAAGTACATCTTCCAGGGAAAACCGCCGGTAAAAGTAGTGAATCGGCACCCAATTATCCCGGGAAAGTAAACCATTAATCCGCCCCACCGTCTGTTCAACTTCTTCGCGCATCCGTTGATAAGCCGGAACCGCAGTGCGGGTGGGGGAAGCAATTTGGATAAAAGCAAATTTCTGAATATATTCGGGATATTTTTCAAAAAACAGTTGCAATGCCTCTAGATTTTCGAGAATACCTTTAGTGTAATCCAACCGATCCACACTCACACCAATGTATTTGACCGGGTAATTATCCCGGAGTTTTTGCGCTCGCTTTTGGAGGCTAGGGTTAGAAACTAATGTTTCAATTTTTTTGGTGTCTATACTAATGGGGAATGACCCCACCTGAATCACTCGTCCTTGGTAATAAATGCGCTGATGCTCCCGCTCTACTTTTACTTCTTCGCTAGGCAATAATCGTTCTACCGCATCCAAGAAATAAGTGCCATAATCAGGAATATGAAAACCAATTAAATCACTCCCCAACATCCCCCGTAAAATCACATCCCGTTTCGGTAAAATTTTGAACACTTCCAGGGCGGGAAAGGGAATGTGTAAGAATAAACTAATTCGATGATTTTGTCTTTGTTTGCGTACCAATTCCGGTACGAGCAAAAGATGATAATCCTGTACCCAAATCCAATCCTCTGCATCCGTGCAATTTACCACTGTATCGGCAAATTTTTGATTCGCTGTCACGTAGCTTGGCCAATCCCGTTCATCAAAGAAATTACACTGGGAAATAAAGTAATGAAATAAAGGCCATAAACGGGTATTGGCATAGCCATAGTAATAATGGTTAATCTCTTCCTGGGTTAAAGGTACGGGCTGAATATCGTAGGGAAGTTGGATTTTTTCCCAGTCAATATTATCTTCATCACTGGCAACATCGTCAACTTCTACTACTTTTTTTGAAGCATCTTCCCAGCAGATCCACAAGCCATCCCGCAGTCGTAAAACCGGGTCAAGAGCGGATACCAAGCCCCCCGGCATCCGTTCAATCCGAACTTCATTACCGTGGGTTTGAATCGTGTAGGGTTCCCGGTTAGAGACAATAACTAAACGGCCAGGGTGAGTTGCGCTAACCACGGGGGTAACCGTTGAATCTAAGCTGGTTTTTTTAGTCATATTAGCCTCCTGTTTTATCTAATTTTGAGTCAGTAGCATCGCTGAATTAATGATTGCCACATGGGTATAAGCTTGGGGAAAATTCCCCGTCAATTCTCCGGTTTTTTGATTAATATCTTCTGAAAATAAACCCAAGGGATTGCCGAAAGATAATAAATGTTCAAAGTGTTGCCTCGCTTTTCTTTTTTGACCCGACAGGGTAAGGGCATCAATCAGCCAAAAAGTGCAAATAGTAAACGCATTCTCTGGTAAGCCCAATTCATCATGGTTAGTGTAACGAAACATCAACCCATCAATCATTAATTCTTCTTCAGAACGCTTAATGGTTGCCAACATCCGGGGGTCTTTAGGTTCAATAATACCTAGAATAGGCATCAATAAAGTACTGGCATCCAGGTCATTTTTACCATAGGCTTGAGTAAAGGCTTGCCGGTCATCATTCCAGGCGGAACCCAGGATCATCTCCCGCATTAATTTACGTTTTTGATTCCACTTCCGGTATGGGGTTTGTCTTTTTAGTTTATAGGCGATTTTACAACCCCGATCCACCGCCACCCAACACATCAATTTTGAAAACGTGTAATGATCAGGGCGGTCACCAATTTCCCAAATCCCATTATCTTTTTCCGGGAATTTTTGAATGGCCAAATCAACCAGTTGTTCAACACAAGTCCACAGTAAATCACAGTTTGGACACACCACCCGTTCATCTACAAAGACCGGATACATACTGAGCAAAGCCTCCCCATAAACATCGGTTTGATGATGCAAGGTGGCATCATTGCCAATGCGTACCGGTTGACTCCCATGAAAACCAGCTAAATAATCCAAGTGATTTACCGTCGGCACATCATGGCCTTCAATCGTATATAGGGGCTTCAAATAGCCGGGATGCGCCAAAACAATTTTGGACA encodes the following:
- a CDS encoding alpha,alpha-trehalose-phosphate synthase (UDP-forming) — its product is MTKKTSLDSTVTPVVSATHPGRLVIVSNREPYTIQTHGNEVRIERMPGGLVSALDPVLRLRDGLWICWEDASKKVVEVDDVASDEDNIDWEKIQLPYDIQPVPLTQEEINHYYYGYANTRLWPLFHYFISQCNFFDERDWPSYVTANQKFADTVVNCTDAEDWIWVQDYHLLLVPELVRKQRQNHRISLFLHIPFPALEVFKILPKRDVILRGMLGSDLIGFHIPDYGTYFLDAVERLLPSEEVKVEREHQRIYYQGRVIQVGSFPISIDTKKIETLVSNPSLQKRAQKLRDNYPVKYIGVSVDRLDYTKGILENLEALQLFFEKYPEYIQKFAFIQIASPTRTAVPAYQRMREEVEQTVGRINGLLSRDNWVPIHYFYRRFSLEDVLMYLMIADVAMITPLRDGMNLVAKEYCAAKVDLSGVLVLSELTGAAYELKEALMINPFYIEEMADSLHQALNLSPGVRQQKMQSLRQTVGQYDIHHWVQSFMDAFTDAINHR
- a CDS encoding glycoside hydrolase family 15 protein, with product MKSQVSLDYGLIGNGRVCALISPVGGIDYLCMPTFESAFVFDRLLDVECGSYFGIEPVSPELYTIHQTYEKNSNVLLTVFASTFASFVIHDFMPRWEVWDGNRSYTPPELYRYIEVRFGEPEIIIHYHPKAGYQPELAPCLMVNETTIESPHQDNSLFLVTNISPVQIIGKEPICLKGDVFLSLSYYQPTHDYVITAIKEKLIRTNHYWQRWVKHCYLPDEYQTQIIRSALTLKQMIYEPTGAIIAAPTTSLPEIIGGIRNWDYRYCWIRDSFFTVNALLKLSKFEETENFVAYLSKIVLAHPGYLKPLYTIEGHDVPTVNHLDYLAGFHGSQPVRIGNDATLHHQTDVYGEALLSMYPVFVDERVVCPNCDLLWTCVEQLVDLAIQKFPEKDNGIWEIGDRPDHYTFSKLMCWVAVDRGCKIAYKLKRQTPYRKWNQKRKLMREMILGSAWNDDRQAFTQAYGKNDLDASTLLMPILGIIEPKDPRMLATIKRSEEELMIDGLMFRYTNHDELGLPENAFTICTFWLIDALTLSGQKRKARQHFEHLLSFGNPLGLFSEDINQKTGELTGNFPQAYTHVAIINSAMLLTQN